One Streptomyces lincolnensis genomic region harbors:
- the fxsBH gene encoding radical SAM/SPASM protein FxsBH, inactivated beta-hydroxylase extension form: MSNTTGDIPLQQLVLKIHSRCDLACDHCYVYEHADKSWKTRPVVIGEETVRQVARRFAEYARSHKLSSVTVILHGGEPLLAGPARIRSLCTEFSSALAGISELDLRIHTNGLQLSRRHLDVFREFDVMVSVSLDGDQAANDRHRLDRRDRSSYDRVLRAIDLLRDPEYRHLFGGLLCTVDVENDPVVVHDALTSLAPPRIDYLLPHSTWDSPPPRGSSGSPTPYADWLLAIFDRWTEQGRTVRVRTFDSVLSTLRGGPSLTEAMGLAPSDLAVVETDGSFEQADWLKTAYAGAPATGYNVRDHDFERFARHHGVQARQRGLLGLSETCRACPVVESCGGGLYGHRYSSARDFDNPSVFCSDLRALVEGIAERITERPLSPAVFGPAALRSAQQEQDFALLDYAGARLAGHPDWDAVWRELTRLDADADTARHLNRVLSHPYVRLSLRQAGPAGSSTARFAAATVAAAWHARTPIRLAWHQADPDLHLPTLGTLTLPAPGRVEATLAGHELDVRTADGTRFVVGDQPTDVWRPLTRISVSDTKQLLVDDADPLRAVFAAPVVAPLAEGALTAFGDLLRTACKLRAEQGPEDDDDPNALRVGAVTPLVAGSELQLDTEGLGGLGVPVDFRPLDLVRELPRLGRRARLAALRATTDLHVPGNRAGRLFTEAVEGLADLAYRGHRSPGGEQALARAGRALDALAALPDRELTETGRELLAQLREERAARAVGA, translated from the coding sequence GTGAGCAACACCACGGGGGACATCCCACTCCAGCAACTCGTCCTGAAGATCCACAGTAGATGTGATCTGGCGTGCGACCACTGCTATGTGTACGAGCACGCGGACAAGAGCTGGAAGACCCGACCGGTCGTCATCGGCGAGGAGACGGTCCGTCAAGTCGCCCGGCGATTCGCCGAGTACGCGCGCTCACACAAGTTGTCGTCCGTGACCGTGATTTTACACGGGGGCGAGCCACTTCTGGCGGGTCCCGCACGAATTCGCTCTCTTTGCACGGAGTTCAGCTCCGCTCTCGCCGGTATCAGTGAACTCGATCTGCGCATCCACACCAATGGGCTTCAGCTGAGCCGGCGTCACCTGGACGTCTTCCGGGAATTCGACGTCATGGTGAGCGTCTCACTCGACGGCGACCAGGCCGCCAACGACCGGCACCGCCTGGACCGCAGGGACCGCAGCAGCTACGACCGGGTGCTGCGCGCGATCGATCTGCTGCGCGACCCCGAGTACCGCCATCTGTTCGGCGGCCTGTTGTGCACGGTGGACGTGGAGAACGACCCGGTCGTGGTGCACGACGCCCTCACTTCGCTGGCGCCCCCGCGGATCGACTACCTGCTGCCCCACTCCACGTGGGACAGCCCACCGCCACGCGGCTCCTCCGGTTCGCCGACGCCGTACGCCGACTGGCTGTTGGCGATCTTCGACCGCTGGACGGAGCAGGGCCGGACGGTGCGGGTGCGGACCTTCGACTCGGTGCTCAGCACGCTGCGCGGCGGCCCGAGCCTGACCGAGGCCATGGGGCTGGCGCCCTCCGACCTGGCGGTCGTGGAGACGGACGGCAGCTTCGAGCAGGCGGACTGGCTGAAGACCGCGTACGCGGGCGCCCCCGCCACCGGCTACAACGTGCGGGACCACGACTTCGAGCGGTTCGCCCGGCACCACGGCGTCCAGGCCCGGCAGCGGGGTCTGCTCGGGCTCTCCGAGACCTGCCGCGCCTGCCCGGTGGTGGAGTCCTGCGGCGGCGGCCTGTACGGCCACCGGTACAGCTCCGCACGGGACTTCGACAATCCCTCCGTCTTCTGCTCGGACCTGCGCGCCCTGGTGGAGGGGATCGCGGAGCGGATCACCGAACGGCCCCTGTCCCCCGCCGTCTTCGGCCCCGCGGCCCTGCGCTCGGCCCAGCAGGAGCAGGACTTCGCCCTGCTGGACTACGCCGGCGCCCGGCTGGCCGGGCACCCGGACTGGGACGCCGTCTGGCGGGAGCTGACGCGGCTGGACGCGGACGCGGACACCGCGAGGCACCTCAACCGGGTCCTGTCCCATCCCTATGTCCGCCTCTCCCTGCGCCAGGCCGGTCCCGCCGGCAGTTCGACGGCCCGTTTCGCCGCCGCCACCGTGGCCGCGGCCTGGCACGCACGCACCCCGATCCGGCTCGCCTGGCACCAGGCGGACCCGGATCTGCACCTGCCGACGCTGGGCACGCTCACCCTGCCCGCGCCCGGCCGCGTCGAGGCCACCCTGGCCGGACACGAGCTGGACGTCCGTACCGCCGACGGCACCCGGTTCGTCGTCGGGGACCAACCTACCGACGTCTGGCGGCCGTTGACGCGTATCTCGGTGTCCGACACGAAGCAGTTGCTCGTCGACGACGCCGATCCGCTGCGCGCCGTGTTCGCCGCGCCGGTGGTCGCTCCGCTGGCGGAGGGCGCCCTGACGGCGTTCGGTGATCTCCTGCGGACCGCCTGCAAGCTCCGGGCGGAGCAGGGGCCCGAGGACGACGACGACCCCAACGCCCTGCGGGTCGGGGCCGTCACCCCGCTCGTGGCCGGGTCCGAGCTGCAGCTCGACACCGAGGGGCTGGGCGGGCTCGGGGTGCCCGTCGACTTCCGTCCTCTGGATCTCGTACGGGAGTTGCCGCGCCTCGGGCGCCGCGCCCGGCTGGCCGCGCTGCGCGCGACGACGGATCTGCATGTGCCGGGCAACCGGGCCGGGCGGCTGTTCACCGAGGCCGTCGAAGGGCTCGCCGACCTGGCGTACCGGGGGCACCGGTCGCCCGGCGGGGAACAGGCGCTCGCGCGGGCCGGGCGGGCGCTGGACGCGCTGGCCGCCCTGCCGGACCGGGAGCTCACGGAGACCGGCCGGGAACTGCTCGCCCAGCTCAGGGAGGAACGGGCGGCTCGGGCGGTCGGCGCATGA
- a CDS encoding aminoglycoside N(3)-acetyltransferase has protein sequence MSGAAELSGLLSELGIRPGGVLMVHASLGGTGTSPVRVLDALRVALGPGGTLVVPAFTPENSDTSRAHRARVEGMTEAEAREFRAAMLPFEPDATPCPSMGALAECVRTTPGAVRSAHPQTSLAGLGPRARELLSEHDPHCHLGERSPLARLYEADAQVLLLRVGFEVCSALHLAEYRMVPPPPRRTYRCVVGDKGNWISYDDLALDDTDFAVMGARIPGELLTRGEWKGKSVTLCGMRAVVDDVCGRLSGYRLRNDVKLVNRPGR, from the coding sequence ATGAGCGGAGCGGCCGAACTGTCCGGCTTACTCAGCGAGTTGGGGATCCGCCCAGGTGGCGTCCTCATGGTGCACGCCTCCTTGGGCGGCACCGGGACGTCCCCCGTGCGGGTGCTGGACGCGCTGCGGGTCGCGCTCGGTCCCGGGGGCACGCTCGTGGTGCCCGCGTTCACGCCGGAGAACTCGGACACCTCCCGCGCCCATCGTGCCCGCGTCGAGGGGATGACCGAGGCCGAGGCCCGGGAGTTCCGCGCGGCGATGCTCCCCTTCGAACCCGACGCCACGCCCTGTCCGTCGATGGGCGCGCTCGCCGAGTGCGTACGGACCACACCGGGCGCGGTGCGCAGCGCGCATCCGCAGACCTCGCTGGCCGGACTCGGGCCGCGGGCACGGGAGTTGCTGTCGGAGCACGACCCGCACTGCCATCTCGGCGAGCGCTCCCCGCTCGCCCGGCTCTACGAGGCCGACGCCCAGGTGCTGCTGCTGCGCGTGGGGTTCGAGGTGTGCAGCGCCCTGCATCTGGCCGAGTACCGGATGGTTCCGCCGCCGCCCCGGCGGACCTACCGGTGTGTGGTCGGCGACAAGGGCAACTGGATCTCGTACGACGATCTCGCCCTGGACGACACGGACTTCGCGGTGATGGGCGCGCGGATTCCGGGTGAACTCCTCACCCGGGGGGAATGGAAGGGGAAATCGGTGACGCTGTGCGGAATGCGGGCCGTCGTCGACGACGTTTGCGGGCGGCTGTCCGGATATCGCCTCCGGAATGACGTGAAACTGGTGAACCGTCCGGGCCGGTAG
- a CDS encoding TIR-like protein FxsC, translating to MDTPDGEWGQPTTGQPYFFLSYAHTPPWGSGGGDPDHWVHLLYRDLCNHIMALTDLPAGADVGFIDREMGSGVGWPRKLSENLANCRVFVPLLSPRYFSSEMCGRELYAFNERLLHAKAAGGQDVSAIVPALWTRVDFAQLPDSIRHIHLDRTTFGDRYATNGIYGLIKLSRLRDEYEETVLALAQRIVQVAEESPLMPGRPRDYESTPSAFRPRGKEPRRIHLTVAAPTRDTVPGDRDPRPYGEDAQDWNPYHSESTRPLPALAEELIRSLDYRITVSSFDDEDTDGPAVPDGDEEGKTGHPRILLVDRWTLTDEARRRRLKEFDARSQPWVSAIVPWNRADLQCHGEEGQRLTAEFERTLPLTLERGRHTDCRIAVNGVPTLKAFTDVLPSVVAHTTRQYLKHAEAHPPPGPHVPRPRLMGPIQPPYPEGGPDHGGEAR from the coding sequence GTGGACACACCTGACGGGGAGTGGGGGCAGCCGACCACGGGGCAGCCCTATTTCTTCCTCAGTTACGCCCACACCCCGCCCTGGGGATCGGGCGGCGGCGACCCCGACCACTGGGTGCATCTGCTCTACCGGGACCTGTGCAACCACATCATGGCGCTCACCGACCTGCCCGCCGGCGCCGATGTCGGCTTCATCGACCGGGAGATGGGCTCGGGCGTGGGCTGGCCGCGCAAGCTCAGCGAGAACCTGGCCAACTGCCGGGTGTTCGTGCCCCTGCTGTCGCCGCGCTACTTCTCCAGCGAGATGTGCGGCCGGGAGCTGTACGCCTTCAACGAGCGCCTGCTGCACGCCAAAGCGGCCGGCGGACAGGACGTCTCCGCCATCGTGCCCGCGTTGTGGACGCGCGTCGACTTCGCCCAGCTGCCCGACTCCATCCGGCACATCCACCTGGACCGGACCACCTTCGGCGACCGCTACGCGACCAACGGCATCTACGGCCTCATCAAACTCAGCCGGCTGCGCGACGAGTACGAGGAGACCGTCCTCGCCCTCGCCCAGCGGATCGTCCAGGTGGCCGAGGAGTCACCGCTGATGCCCGGCAGGCCGCGCGACTACGAGAGCACGCCCAGCGCCTTCCGGCCACGCGGCAAGGAACCGCGGCGCATCCATCTGACGGTGGCCGCGCCCACCCGGGACACCGTCCCCGGGGACCGCGACCCCCGGCCCTACGGCGAGGACGCGCAGGACTGGAACCCCTACCACTCCGAGTCGACGCGCCCGCTGCCCGCGCTCGCCGAGGAGCTGATCCGCTCGCTCGACTACCGGATCACCGTCTCCTCCTTCGACGACGAGGACACCGACGGGCCCGCCGTGCCCGACGGCGACGAGGAGGGCAAGACGGGCCATCCGCGCATCCTGCTCGTCGACCGGTGGACGCTGACCGACGAGGCCCGGCGGCGCCGGCTGAAGGAGTTCGACGCGCGTTCCCAGCCGTGGGTGAGCGCCATCGTCCCGTGGAACCGCGCCGACCTCCAGTGCCACGGCGAGGAGGGGCAGCGGCTGACCGCCGAGTTCGAGCGGACCCTGCCGCTGACGCTGGAGCGCGGCCGGCACACCGACTGCCGTATCGCGGTCAACGGCGTCCCCACGCTCAAGGCGTTCACCGATGTGCTGCCCTCGGTGGTGGCGCACACCACCCGGCAGTACCTCAAGCACGCCGAGGCCCACCCGCCGCCGGGTCCGCACGTGCCCAGGCCCCGGCTCATGGGCCCCATCCAGCCGCCGTACCCGGAAGGCGGACCCGACCACGGAGGAGAAGCACGATGA
- the fxsT gene encoding FxSxx-COOH system tetratricopeptide repeat protein, with protein sequence MTGPRNGRIITFYSYKGGTGRTMALANTAWILAANGKRVLAVDWDLEAPGLHRFFHPFLDAKALSATPGVINIIQDYAWAATTGTQRPDDWHVPYAQVEQHAVSIRPERFDLHFPEGGSLDFLSAGRQDRAYSAAVTSFEWDNFYERLGGGTFLRELRASMKATYDYVLIDSRTGLSDNADICTMEMPDVLVDCFTLSDQALEGAAVVARSVEEGYRPRRIRVLPVPMRIDEGEKEKVDAGRALARTRFDGLPKGADGRPLSHEDLSAYWGNVEIPYRPYYAYEETLATVGDESGIANSLLSAFERLTAVISDREVTSLPPIPEPIRLRCRDAYLRRRPLTTVADVVVAYAAEKRMWADWVEHVLKRSGCAVTLHEISTGPVEPTDATAHTLILQSRSFQDSRYADSVWRAMADTAADAARGPVVPLRVEDVPLMDPTVDLHRLDETECVTALQRALDLPLQPVESTSTAPRFPGNRPGIWNAPQRNTTFTGRNPIMNRIRNQLGDLSGPPQPQALFGLGGVGKTQLAIEYVHRFMADYDLVWWISAEHVDDVVASLAELAPLLGATRTQEDMTKAAQEAVQRLSRGLPTKRWILVFDNVGDPRDLADHLPTGDGGHILLTSRNQAWSQHGTSQQIDVFQRDESIEHLTRRTNGGLTAADADRVAEAVGDLPLAVEQAAAWLAETATPIEDYLRQLARQTTEVLALNPPSDYQHTVAATWNVSIAQLEKRSPAAVRLLQLCAFLAPEPIAQKLLYSKEMLAALKPYDPSLQDSLLLGRVIKEIGRFALAKVDQKTNSLQVHRLVQAVIRSQMPEEEQWEARHVVHTVLAGARPDGDEPIDDPKTWPQFSIIWPHLAASEARNCHEADTRRLLIDRVRYQWKRGDFQAANRLVDDLLQHWKPVLGEADGQYLYLRFHLANVLRSQGRYVEARDTGEDVLERQREALGEQHPHTYATMSALSSDLAALGEYSKAVELAKTAHTGFSEIFHESHRRTLSAANNLALALRMVGNYAESRAIDQDTLDRRTAVLGPDHPYTLASAERLGRDLREVGRYAESVSILSRTYASHKRLLTKDFPGTLRCAKSLAVSLRRNGQFEDARRLTEATRKEYNQQYAAPTPDSLACDLNLAADLFAADERDRAREVALEALAEYMKVPGEAHPYTQAALNNLGIFHWGCHDLDEAETVFLRVLPRMTEVLGEHHPHTLFCSVNYANVLFDQGRFEEARQRDEAALPPLREALGSHHPETLAVVTNLGLTLRALGREGEARALREEAMRELRLLLGEDNGINQVAMRERRIYRDLEPLSV encoded by the coding sequence ATGACGGGGCCGCGCAACGGACGCATCATCACCTTCTACTCGTACAAGGGCGGTACCGGGCGCACGATGGCCCTCGCCAACACCGCCTGGATCCTGGCCGCGAACGGCAAACGCGTGCTGGCCGTCGACTGGGACCTGGAGGCGCCGGGCCTGCACCGCTTCTTCCACCCGTTCCTGGACGCCAAGGCGCTGTCGGCGACTCCGGGCGTCATCAACATCATCCAGGACTACGCCTGGGCCGCGACCACCGGCACCCAGCGCCCCGACGACTGGCACGTGCCCTACGCGCAGGTCGAGCAGCACGCGGTGTCGATCCGCCCCGAGCGCTTCGACCTGCACTTCCCGGAGGGCGGCTCCCTGGACTTCCTCTCCGCGGGCCGCCAGGACCGGGCGTACTCGGCGGCGGTGACCTCCTTCGAGTGGGACAACTTCTACGAGCGCCTCGGCGGCGGCACGTTCCTCAGGGAGTTACGGGCCAGCATGAAGGCGACGTACGACTACGTCCTGATCGACAGCCGCACCGGGCTGTCGGACAACGCCGACATCTGCACCATGGAGATGCCCGACGTCCTGGTGGACTGCTTCACCCTGAGCGACCAGGCGCTGGAGGGCGCGGCGGTGGTCGCGCGCAGTGTCGAGGAGGGCTACCGGCCGCGGCGGATCCGGGTCCTGCCGGTGCCGATGCGGATCGACGAGGGCGAGAAGGAGAAGGTCGACGCCGGCCGGGCGCTGGCCCGCACCCGGTTCGACGGACTGCCCAAGGGAGCCGACGGCCGGCCCCTGAGCCACGAGGACCTCAGCGCCTACTGGGGCAACGTCGAGATCCCGTACCGCCCGTACTACGCCTACGAGGAGACCCTGGCCACCGTCGGCGACGAGAGCGGTATCGCCAACTCGCTGCTGTCGGCCTTCGAACGGCTCACGGCCGTCATCTCCGACCGCGAGGTCACCTCGCTGCCGCCGATCCCCGAGCCGATCCGGCTGCGCTGCCGCGACGCCTATCTCAGGCGCCGGCCGCTGACCACCGTGGCCGACGTCGTGGTGGCGTACGCGGCGGAGAAGCGGATGTGGGCGGACTGGGTCGAGCACGTCCTGAAGCGGTCGGGCTGCGCGGTCACCCTGCACGAGATCTCCACCGGCCCCGTCGAGCCGACCGACGCCACCGCCCACACGCTGATCCTCCAGTCGAGGTCCTTCCAGGACTCCCGCTACGCCGACTCCGTCTGGCGGGCCATGGCCGACACCGCCGCGGACGCCGCGCGCGGGCCGGTGGTGCCGCTGCGGGTCGAGGACGTGCCGCTGATGGACCCGACGGTGGATCTGCACCGGCTCGACGAGACGGAGTGCGTGACCGCGCTCCAGCGGGCCCTGGACCTGCCCCTCCAGCCGGTGGAGAGCACCTCGACGGCCCCGCGCTTCCCCGGCAACCGGCCCGGCATCTGGAACGCCCCGCAGCGCAACACCACCTTCACCGGCCGCAACCCGATCATGAACCGGATCCGCAACCAGCTGGGCGACCTGTCCGGGCCGCCGCAGCCGCAGGCCCTGTTCGGCCTGGGCGGGGTGGGCAAGACCCAGCTGGCCATCGAGTACGTGCACCGCTTCATGGCCGACTACGACCTGGTGTGGTGGATCTCCGCCGAGCACGTGGACGACGTCGTCGCCTCCCTCGCCGAACTCGCCCCGCTGCTGGGCGCGACCCGCACCCAGGAGGACATGACCAAGGCCGCCCAGGAGGCCGTGCAGCGGCTGTCGCGGGGCCTGCCGACCAAGCGGTGGATCCTGGTCTTCGACAACGTCGGCGACCCCCGTGACCTGGCCGACCACCTCCCCACCGGGGACGGCGGGCACATCCTGCTCACCTCCCGCAACCAGGCCTGGTCCCAGCACGGCACCTCCCAGCAGATCGACGTCTTCCAGCGCGACGAGAGCATCGAGCACCTGACCCGCCGGACGAACGGCGGCCTGACGGCCGCGGACGCCGACCGGGTCGCGGAGGCCGTCGGCGACCTGCCGCTGGCCGTGGAGCAGGCGGCGGCCTGGCTGGCCGAGACCGCCACCCCGATCGAGGACTATCTGCGGCAGCTGGCCCGCCAGACCACCGAGGTGCTCGCCCTCAACCCGCCGTCCGACTACCAGCACACGGTCGCGGCCACCTGGAACGTGTCGATCGCCCAGCTGGAGAAACGTTCTCCTGCGGCGGTGCGGCTGCTCCAGCTGTGCGCGTTCCTCGCCCCCGAACCGATCGCCCAGAAGCTCCTCTACAGCAAGGAGATGCTGGCCGCCCTGAAGCCCTACGACCCGTCCCTCCAGGACAGTCTGCTGCTCGGCAGGGTGATCAAGGAGATCGGCCGGTTCGCGCTCGCCAAGGTCGACCAGAAGACCAACAGCCTCCAGGTGCACCGCCTGGTGCAGGCGGTGATCCGCTCCCAGATGCCCGAGGAGGAGCAGTGGGAGGCCCGGCACGTCGTGCACACCGTCCTCGCGGGCGCCCGGCCCGACGGCGACGAGCCCATAGACGACCCCAAGACCTGGCCGCAGTTCTCCATCATCTGGCCGCACCTGGCCGCCTCCGAGGCCCGCAACTGCCATGAGGCCGACACCCGCAGGCTGCTCATCGACCGGGTCCGCTACCAGTGGAAGCGCGGTGACTTCCAGGCCGCCAACCGGCTCGTGGACGATCTGCTCCAGCACTGGAAGCCGGTCCTCGGCGAGGCCGACGGCCAGTACCTGTACCTGCGGTTCCACCTCGCCAACGTGCTGCGCTCGCAGGGCCGTTACGTGGAGGCGCGGGACACCGGCGAGGACGTGCTGGAACGGCAGCGCGAGGCCCTGGGAGAACAGCATCCGCACACCTACGCCACCATGTCGGCGCTCTCCAGCGACCTCGCGGCCCTGGGCGAGTACTCCAAGGCGGTCGAGCTGGCCAAGACCGCGCACACCGGGTTCAGCGAGATCTTCCACGAGTCCCACCGGCGCACGCTCAGCGCGGCCAACAACCTCGCCCTCGCCCTGCGCATGGTCGGCAACTACGCCGAGTCCCGCGCCATCGACCAGGACACCCTGGACCGGCGCACCGCCGTCCTCGGGCCCGACCACCCCTACACGCTGGCCTCGGCGGAACGTCTGGGCCGCGACCTGCGGGAGGTCGGACGGTACGCGGAGTCGGTGTCGATCCTGTCGCGGACGTACGCCTCCCACAAACGGCTGCTGACCAAGGACTTCCCCGGCACCCTGCGGTGCGCCAAGTCACTGGCCGTGTCGCTGCGCCGCAACGGCCAGTTCGAGGACGCCCGCCGGCTGACGGAGGCGACCCGCAAGGAGTACAACCAGCAGTACGCGGCCCCCACACCCGACTCGCTGGCCTGCGATCTCAACCTGGCGGCGGACCTGTTCGCGGCGGACGAGCGCGACCGGGCCCGCGAGGTGGCGCTGGAGGCGCTCGCCGAGTACATGAAGGTGCCGGGCGAGGCCCACCCGTACACCCAGGCCGCCCTGAACAACCTCGGCATCTTCCACTGGGGCTGCCACGACCTGGACGAGGCCGAGACGGTGTTCCTGAGGGTGCTGCCACGGATGACGGAGGTGCTCGGGGAACACCATCCGCACACCCTGTTCTGCAGCGTCAACTACGCCAACGTCCTCTTCGACCAGGGGCGTTTCGAGGAGGCCCGGCAGCGCGACGAGGCGGCCCTGCCGCCGCTGCGCGAGGCCCTGGGCAGCCACCACCCCGAGACACTGGCCGTGGTCACCAACCTGGGACTCACGCTGCGCGCGCTGGGCCGCGAGGGCGAGGCCCGCGCCCTGCGGGAGGAGGCGATGAGGGAACTGCGGCTACTGCTCGGCGAGGACAACGGCATCAACCAGGTGGCGATGCGCGAGCGCCGCATCTACCGGGATCTGGAGCCGCTGTCCGTCTGA
- a CDS encoding alpha/beta fold hydrolase, whose translation MPDHVCTGDGRRLRVEESGDPRGRPVFLLHGMPGSRVGPKPRSMFLHQRGARLISYDRPGYGGSDRLPGRRVADVVQDVADVADALDVDRFAVAGRSGGAPHALACAALLPDRVTRAAALVGWAPRDAEGLDWYAGMAPSNVTDLSTAANDPERFAARLIPRSAAIRSDPARLLEELREDLTADDRLIVSDNTIRSMLLRNYREALRTSPYGWIDDALALTGAWGFDPALIEVPVLLWHGQHDVFSPASHASWLADRIPRATAVLEPTAAHFASLRALPAVLDWLLSAPVEAA comes from the coding sequence GTGCCTGACCATGTGTGCACAGGGGACGGGCGACGGTTACGGGTGGAGGAGTCGGGGGATCCGAGGGGTCGTCCCGTGTTCCTCCTGCACGGCATGCCGGGCAGCAGGGTGGGGCCCAAGCCCCGCTCGATGTTCCTCCATCAGCGCGGCGCCCGGCTGATCAGCTACGACCGCCCCGGCTACGGCGGTTCGGACCGGCTCCCGGGGCGCCGGGTGGCGGACGTCGTCCAGGACGTCGCCGATGTCGCCGACGCCCTCGACGTGGACCGGTTCGCGGTGGCCGGCCGCTCCGGCGGCGCCCCGCACGCCCTGGCCTGCGCGGCCCTGCTGCCCGACCGGGTCACCAGGGCGGCGGCGCTGGTGGGCTGGGCGCCGCGGGACGCGGAGGGCCTGGACTGGTACGCGGGCATGGCGCCCTCCAACGTCACCGACCTGAGCACGGCGGCCAACGACCCCGAGCGGTTCGCCGCCCGGCTGATCCCGCGGTCCGCCGCCATCCGCAGCGATCCCGCGCGCCTGCTGGAGGAGTTGCGCGAGGACCTCACCGCCGACGACCGGCTGATCGTCTCCGACAACACCATCCGCTCGATGCTGCTGCGCAACTACCGCGAGGCGCTGCGTACGTCGCCCTACGGCTGGATCGACGACGCCCTCGCCCTGACCGGGGCGTGGGGTTTCGACCCGGCCCTGATCGAGGTGCCGGTGCTGCTGTGGCACGGCCAGCACGACGTCTTCTCGCCCGCCTCGCACGCCTCCTGGCTCGCCGACCGCATCCCGCGCGCCACGGCCGTACTGGAGCCGACCGCCGCGCACTTCGCCTCGCTGCGCGCGCTGCCCGCCGTACTGGACTGGCTGCTCAGCGCCCCGGTGGAGGCGGCATGA
- a CDS encoding sensor histidine kinase translates to MSAAAEPFEPVDPFDPADPFELLESVGTVEYTDPFAHPALFYGGEREYLAGTVSFVRAGLAAGDPVAVAVPGENLALIRDALGSDADAVRLLDMREAGRNPGRIIPGVLRAFADAQPPGRRVRIIGEPIWAGRDDTEYPACVQHEALINAAFTGRAVSILCPYDTRRLAPQVIADAYATHPTVIHAGSGPEVHSGAYDPDDVVARYNEPLPPVPDVPALSFDADGLAPARHTATDLAARLGLTGVRLQDLALVTAELTTNSVVHGGGSGTLRVWAEDGHVLCEVRDKGRLTDPLAGRRPAPREQRGGRGLLMVNLVADLVRVHTDADGTTVRCWFAC, encoded by the coding sequence ATGAGTGCCGCGGCCGAACCCTTCGAGCCCGTCGACCCCTTCGATCCCGCCGATCCCTTCGAACTCCTCGAATCCGTCGGGACCGTGGAGTACACCGACCCGTTCGCCCACCCCGCCCTCTTCTACGGCGGCGAACGGGAGTACCTCGCGGGCACCGTCTCCTTCGTCCGCGCCGGACTCGCGGCCGGCGACCCCGTGGCGGTCGCCGTGCCCGGCGAGAACCTCGCCCTCATCCGGGACGCGCTCGGCTCCGACGCCGACGCCGTACGGCTCCTGGACATGCGGGAGGCCGGGCGCAACCCCGGCCGGATCATCCCCGGCGTGCTGCGTGCCTTCGCCGACGCCCAGCCGCCCGGCCGGCGGGTGCGGATCATCGGCGAGCCGATCTGGGCGGGCCGCGACGACACCGAGTACCCCGCCTGCGTCCAGCACGAGGCGCTGATCAACGCCGCCTTCACGGGCCGTGCGGTGAGCATCCTGTGCCCGTACGACACCCGGCGGCTCGCCCCGCAGGTGATCGCCGACGCCTACGCCACCCACCCCACCGTCATCCACGCCGGTTCCGGACCGGAGGTGCACAGCGGTGCCTACGACCCCGACGACGTCGTCGCCCGCTACAACGAACCGCTCCCGCCCGTCCCCGACGTGCCGGCCCTCTCCTTCGACGCGGACGGCCTCGCGCCCGCCCGGCACACCGCCACCGACCTGGCCGCACGGCTTGGCCTGACCGGTGTGCGCCTCCAGGACCTCGCGCTCGTCACCGCCGAGCTGACCACCAACAGCGTGGTGCACGGTGGCGGTTCGGGCACGTTGCGGGTGTGGGCCGAGGACGGCCATGTGCTCTGCGAGGTGCGCGACAAGGGCCGCCTCACCGACCCCCTGGCGGGCCGCCGCCCCGCCCCCCGCGAGCAGCGCGGCGGCCGCGGGCTGCTCATGGTCAACCTCGTCGCCGACCTGGTGCGCGTGCACACCGACGCGGACGGGACCACGGTCCGCTGCTGGTTCGCCTGCTGA
- a CDS encoding STAS domain-containing protein: MGIRYQALSGVVGATPELTVSPLAERSGLRMAGEVGLATREIWERALEQAVNGDGDGDVYYLELSSVTFVDVAGVGALACAAQRLPDGRRMVLHRPPPVLRRVLETFWPDLSAIEVSMS; this comes from the coding sequence GTGGGCATCCGCTACCAGGCATTGTCCGGCGTCGTGGGCGCGACGCCGGAACTGACGGTGTCCCCGCTGGCCGAGCGCAGCGGGCTGCGCATGGCGGGAGAGGTCGGGCTGGCGACACGCGAGATCTGGGAGCGCGCGCTGGAGCAGGCCGTGAACGGAGACGGAGACGGAGATGTGTACTACCTGGAACTGTCGTCGGTGACGTTCGTGGACGTCGCGGGCGTCGGAGCGCTGGCCTGCGCCGCCCAACGGCTTCCGGACGGCCGGCGGATGGTGCTGCACCGGCCGCCGCCGGTGCTCCGGCGCGTGCTGGAGACGTTCTGGCCGGACCTTTCGGCGATCGAGGTGTCGATGTCATGA